The proteins below are encoded in one region of Bremerella sp. P1:
- a CDS encoding LysR family transcriptional regulator, with protein sequence MSLPHRQSREYWKHELMIERLQDLNFLHLFYFWVAVRQGSITAACDHLHLSQPTVSSQIKKLEKSLNHELLDRSGRELRLTDVGSTVFEYADEIFSAGREMLGSLRGMPSQRSLRLSVGVPMYVPKLITYRLLEAVLRYPEPVQIDYHEAPMEQLVADLSRHRHDVIISDRSISTDGHKRCFNHPLGDCAIAFCAVKPMAEQLRADFPQSLQRAPLLLPSPYTELRRSLDRWFDENDICPKIVAQFDDSAMLKEFGRGGAGVFPTPEAVLDQVRRQYDVELVGTLEEVRSHFFAITAQRKLLHPVVMAISEEAPKVLFDIRNRTNLSYEHDAQSEQSEGSDSQ encoded by the coding sequence ATGTCGCTACCCCACCGGCAATCTCGGGAATATTGGAAACATGAACTGATGATCGAGCGTCTCCAGGATCTGAACTTCCTGCACTTGTTCTACTTTTGGGTTGCCGTACGTCAGGGAAGCATCACCGCCGCCTGCGATCATTTGCATCTTTCGCAGCCGACCGTAAGTTCGCAGATCAAGAAGCTCGAAAAGTCGCTCAATCATGAACTCCTCGATCGAAGCGGCCGCGAGCTTCGTCTGACCGATGTGGGATCAACCGTCTTCGAGTACGCTGACGAAATCTTCTCGGCCGGACGCGAAATGCTTGGTAGCCTGCGCGGCATGCCATCGCAACGATCACTTCGACTGAGCGTGGGTGTTCCGATGTACGTGCCCAAGCTGATCACCTACCGGCTGCTGGAAGCCGTCCTCCGGTATCCTGAACCGGTGCAGATTGATTACCACGAAGCCCCGATGGAACAACTGGTCGCTGACCTTTCTCGGCATCGGCACGACGTGATCATCTCGGACCGTTCGATCTCGACCGATGGACACAAGCGATGTTTCAATCACCCACTAGGTGACTGTGCGATTGCGTTTTGTGCCGTGAAACCGATGGCCGAACAATTGCGGGCCGACTTCCCCCAGTCGTTGCAGCGAGCCCCGTTGTTGCTGCCATCCCCGTACACGGAATTGCGGAGGAGCCTCGATCGGTGGTTCGATGAGAACGACATCTGTCCGAAGATCGTGGCCCAGTTCGATGATAGCGCAATGCTGAAAGAGTTTGGCCGTGGCGGGGCAGGCGTATTCCCCACGCCAGAGGCCGTGCTGGATCAGGTACGTCGGCAATACGATGTGGAACTAGTCGGAACGCTGGAAGAAGTAAGAAGCCACTTCTTCGCCATCACCGCTCAGCGGAAACTCTTACATCCGGTCGTGATGGCGATCTCGGAAGAAGCCCCGAAGGTCCTCTTCGATATTCGCAATCGCACGAATCTCTCATACGAGCACGACGCTCAAAGTGAGCAGTCCGAGGGATCCGACTCGCAGTAA
- a CDS encoding co-chaperone GroES — MATATKKKASSTKQRLQPLGDRVVVRRDELEEKTAGGIFLPETAKNKPSRGVVVSVGSGRLLDDGSRSPLQVKEGDKVVFSLYAGSDTFTVADEEVILLREDDILAVIEG, encoded by the coding sequence ATGGCAACGGCTACGAAAAAGAAGGCTTCGAGCACCAAGCAACGTTTGCAGCCCCTGGGCGATCGCGTTGTCGTTCGTCGCGACGAGCTGGAAGAAAAGACCGCAGGCGGGATCTTCCTGCCAGAAACCGCCAAGAACAAGCCATCCCGCGGCGTGGTCGTGAGCGTTGGTAGCGGTCGTCTCTTGGACGACGGCAGCCGCAGCCCACTGCAAGTGAAGGAAGGCGATAAGGTTGTTTTCAGCCTGTACGCTGGTAGCGATACCTTCACCGTCGCCGACGAAGAAGTCATCCTGCTTCGCGAAGACGACATCCTGGCCGTCATCGAAGGCTAG
- a CDS encoding FAD-dependent oxidoreductase, which yields MIPRNIFAPLLLALLASQSSAYAQSYDLVVYGGTSAGVAAAVQAKQMGKSVVIVSPDKHLGGLSSSGLGRTDSGRQNAIGGISKEFYHRVYQHYSKPDSWPHQTPEAYLSQREAHGASDAKNKTWWVFEPHVAENVFEQFIDENQIEVLRDEWLDREKGVRMEGQRIVSITTLSGKTLAGKMFIDATYEGDLMAAAGVTFMVGRESNAKYGEVGNGVEVAKNVKNHRFRVAVDPYVKPGVPSSGLIWGIHDQGPGEEGAGDQRVQAYCYRMCMSRVPENSVPFPKPEGYDESVYELLFRNYEAGDPRVPLHPAPAPNGKTDTNNNGAFSTDNIGMNYDYPEASYAERRQILKQHLTYQQGLMWTLANHPRVPQQVRDEMAQWGLAKDEFVDNEHWPYQIYVREARRMVSDYVQTEHDCRRLRICEDSVGLGSYNMDSHNVQRFVTQEGTVQNEGDVQVATGGSYAISYRSIIPKQGEATNLLVPCCLSSSHIAFGSIRMEPVFMILGQSSATAAALAIDQQVTLQGLPYPLLKAQLEKDGQQLVPAGKPKTITAGE from the coding sequence ATGATACCACGAAATATCTTCGCTCCGCTTCTGCTTGCTCTTTTGGCCAGTCAGTCATCTGCTTACGCCCAGTCGTACGACCTGGTGGTCTATGGCGGAACGAGCGCTGGTGTAGCTGCCGCGGTGCAGGCCAAGCAGATGGGCAAGTCGGTTGTGATTGTCAGTCCAGACAAACACCTAGGTGGGTTATCGAGCAGCGGCTTGGGCCGAACTGATAGCGGACGCCAGAATGCGATCGGGGGCATCTCGAAGGAGTTCTACCACCGGGTCTATCAGCACTATTCCAAGCCCGATTCCTGGCCCCACCAAACGCCGGAAGCCTACCTGTCCCAGCGAGAAGCCCATGGTGCTTCGGACGCGAAGAATAAAACATGGTGGGTTTTCGAACCGCATGTCGCTGAGAATGTCTTCGAGCAGTTCATCGATGAGAACCAGATCGAAGTCCTCCGCGACGAGTGGCTCGATCGCGAGAAAGGCGTTCGCATGGAAGGGCAGCGCATCGTTTCGATCACGACGCTTTCTGGCAAAACGCTCGCAGGCAAAATGTTCATCGACGCGACTTACGAAGGAGACTTGATGGCGGCTGCCGGGGTCACGTTCATGGTCGGCCGGGAAAGTAACGCGAAGTATGGCGAGGTTGGCAATGGAGTCGAGGTCGCCAAGAACGTAAAGAACCATCGCTTTCGTGTTGCGGTCGATCCCTACGTGAAGCCAGGCGTCCCCAGCAGCGGCCTGATATGGGGCATTCATGACCAAGGCCCTGGCGAAGAAGGTGCTGGCGACCAACGCGTTCAGGCCTATTGCTACCGCATGTGCATGTCCCGCGTGCCGGAAAACAGCGTTCCTTTCCCTAAGCCGGAAGGCTACGACGAAAGCGTCTACGAACTCTTGTTCCGCAACTACGAGGCAGGCGACCCACGTGTACCACTGCACCCTGCCCCGGCTCCTAACGGCAAGACCGACACAAACAACAACGGGGCCTTCTCGACCGACAACATCGGCATGAACTACGATTACCCCGAAGCCAGTTATGCAGAGCGCCGGCAAATCCTCAAACAACACCTCACCTACCAGCAGGGTCTAATGTGGACCTTGGCCAATCACCCCCGCGTACCGCAGCAAGTGCGTGACGAGATGGCCCAGTGGGGTTTGGCGAAGGACGAGTTCGTCGACAACGAACACTGGCCGTACCAGATCTACGTACGCGAAGCACGACGGATGGTCTCTGATTATGTGCAAACCGAACACGATTGTCGGCGGCTGCGAATCTGTGAAGACAGCGTTGGCTTGGGGTCGTACAACATGGACTCCCACAACGTGCAGCGTTTTGTCACACAAGAAGGGACCGTGCAGAACGAGGGGGACGTGCAAGTCGCCACCGGCGGCAGCTACGCGATCAGCTATCGCTCGATCATACCCAAGCAGGGAGAAGCCACGAACCTTCTTGTCCCCTGCTGCCTGTCTAGTTCTCACATTGCCTTCGGCAGCATTCGCATGGAGCCAGTCTTCATGATCCTAGGCCAAAGTTCAGCGACCGCCGCGGCCCTGGCCATCGATCAGCAAGTCACATTGCAAGGCCTTCCCTACCCGCTTCTCAAAGCACAACTCGAGAAAGACGGGCAGCAACTCGTTCCCGCAGGGAAGCCTAAAACCATCACGGCTGGCGAGTGA
- the ppk2 gene encoding polyphosphate kinase 2: protein MSEIDPTRDQERLHEEILDSLDEEFEAELEDAMMDRVGERDETSEPGRLPRRVYFRELLRLQRELIKLQSWVVEHKAKVAVVFEGRDAAGKGGAIKRITQRLNPRVCRVVALSAPSQREQTQWYFQRYVQHLPAGGEIVLFDRSWYNRAGVERVMGFCNEQQLEEFFRTVPEFERMLVQSGMYLIKYWFSISDQEQQFRFQCRIDDPLKQWKLSPMDLESRRRWEQYTVAKEEMFARTNFSEAPWWVVEADDKKRARLNCIHHFLQQLPYTEVPQEPVSLPPREHEEGYKRQPLPEDVIVPSVY, encoded by the coding sequence ATGAGCGAAATCGATCCCACCCGAGACCAAGAGCGTTTGCACGAAGAAATCCTCGATTCGTTGGACGAAGAATTCGAGGCCGAACTGGAAGACGCGATGATGGATCGCGTCGGCGAGCGTGATGAAACAAGCGAGCCGGGACGATTGCCGCGGAGAGTCTACTTTCGCGAGCTGTTGCGCCTGCAACGCGAGCTGATCAAGCTGCAAAGTTGGGTGGTCGAGCACAAGGCGAAAGTCGCGGTCGTGTTTGAGGGTCGCGATGCAGCAGGCAAGGGGGGAGCCATCAAACGCATCACGCAGCGGTTGAATCCTCGTGTTTGCCGCGTGGTGGCCTTATCGGCCCCAAGCCAGCGCGAGCAGACGCAGTGGTACTTTCAACGCTATGTACAGCATCTGCCTGCTGGCGGAGAGATCGTGCTGTTCGATCGTAGCTGGTACAACCGCGCCGGTGTCGAACGTGTGATGGGCTTCTGCAACGAGCAGCAGCTGGAAGAGTTCTTCCGCACCGTGCCGGAGTTTGAACGCATGCTGGTCCAATCAGGCATGTATCTGATCAAGTACTGGTTCTCGATCAGTGACCAGGAGCAGCAATTCCGTTTTCAATGCCGCATCGACGATCCACTGAAGCAGTGGAAGCTCAGCCCGATGGATCTCGAATCACGTCGCCGCTGGGAACAATACACCGTTGCGAAAGAAGAGATGTTTGCCCGCACGAACTTCTCAGAAGCCCCCTGGTGGGTCGTCGAAGCCGACGACAAGAAGCGCGCCCGACTTAACTGCATCCACCACTTCCTACAGCAACTTCCCTACACCGAGGTACCGCAGGAACCAGTCTCGCTTCCGCCCCGTGAACACGAGGAAGGGTACAAGCGGCAACCACTGCCGGAAGATGTGATTGTGCCTTCAGTTTATTGA
- a CDS encoding arylsulfatase, translated as MPRLFPLFLLAFGLFLPSAVHAADPSKPNVVVILTDDQGWGDLSVHGNKNLATPNIDQLAKQGALFENFYVCHLCAPTRAEMLTGRFYARTGVRGVSTGQERLNIDEKTIAQYFKEAGYTTGAFGKWHNGMQFPYHPNARGFDEYYGFCSGHWGHYFSPELDHNNQLVRGDGYVTDDFTNRAMKFIEDNQDNPFFCYIPYCTPHSPMQVPDKYYDKFAKMDPKMKNRDPEKEALGMTRAALAMCENIDWNVGRILKKLDQHNLANNTIVIYFADNGPNSFRWNGDMKGRKGSLDEGGTRVPCIVRWPGHIPADRKIEPIAGAVDLLPTLLDFAGIESEFPKPIDGVSLKPLLTEDAVEWEDRHLIASKNNQVSVRNQTYRLDNNGQLFDITKDRGQHKNVAKQHPDVVAKLKKVADKYRSEMLPTQDDRPFTVGYSPNTPLPARDGNGHGGIERSARAPNCSYFTNWKTADGTVTWDVEVGEPGEYEAVVYYTCPQENVGVEIQAELLGQKTSATIKRAHDPESYGPERDRYDRGSESPVKDFKPLSLGTLKLPKGRDTLTLSALKIPGEGAIEVRYVWLNKK; from the coding sequence ATGCCACGTCTTTTTCCCCTGTTCCTGCTCGCTTTTGGTCTGTTTTTGCCTTCGGCTGTTCATGCTGCCGATCCGTCCAAACCGAACGTCGTGGTAATCCTCACCGACGATCAAGGCTGGGGCGATTTGAGCGTGCACGGCAACAAAAACCTTGCTACGCCGAACATTGATCAATTGGCAAAACAGGGAGCGTTGTTCGAGAACTTCTACGTCTGCCACCTTTGTGCACCCACGCGTGCCGAAATGCTTACCGGCCGGTTCTATGCACGAACTGGTGTTCGCGGTGTTTCGACCGGACAGGAACGTTTGAACATCGACGAAAAGACGATCGCTCAGTACTTCAAAGAAGCAGGCTACACGACCGGAGCATTCGGTAAGTGGCACAACGGTATGCAGTTCCCTTATCACCCCAATGCTCGTGGATTCGATGAGTACTACGGTTTCTGTTCGGGGCACTGGGGGCACTACTTCAGCCCGGAACTCGATCACAACAACCAACTGGTCCGCGGCGATGGCTACGTCACCGACGACTTCACCAACCGAGCCATGAAGTTCATCGAGGACAACCAAGACAACCCCTTCTTCTGCTATATCCCGTACTGCACGCCGCACTCGCCAATGCAGGTGCCGGACAAGTATTACGACAAGTTCGCCAAGATGGATCCGAAGATGAAGAACCGAGATCCTGAAAAGGAAGCTCTCGGCATGACGCGGGCCGCACTGGCCATGTGCGAAAACATCGACTGGAACGTTGGTCGCATCCTTAAGAAGCTGGATCAACACAACCTGGCCAATAACACGATCGTTATTTATTTTGCCGACAACGGCCCCAACAGTTTTCGCTGGAATGGTGACATGAAAGGACGCAAAGGCTCGCTCGATGAAGGAGGTACCCGCGTGCCGTGCATCGTTCGCTGGCCCGGTCATATTCCGGCCGATCGAAAGATCGAGCCCATCGCAGGTGCCGTCGACCTGCTGCCCACCCTACTCGACTTTGCCGGAATCGAATCTGAGTTCCCCAAACCAATCGATGGTGTAAGCCTCAAGCCGCTGCTCACCGAAGACGCTGTCGAGTGGGAAGATCGCCATCTCATCGCGTCGAAAAACAACCAGGTCAGTGTTCGCAATCAGACCTATCGCCTCGACAACAATGGTCAGCTGTTCGACATCACGAAGGACCGTGGCCAGCACAAGAACGTGGCGAAGCAGCATCCTGATGTCGTCGCCAAATTGAAGAAAGTCGCCGATAAGTATCGCTCGGAGATGCTTCCCACGCAGGACGACCGTCCATTCACCGTCGGTTACTCCCCCAATACGCCCCTTCCGGCTCGCGATGGCAACGGTCATGGCGGTATCGAACGAAGTGCCAGGGCTCCGAACTGTTCCTACTTCACCAACTGGAAAACGGCCGACGGCACCGTGACCTGGGATGTCGAAGTTGGCGAACCGGGCGAATACGAGGCGGTCGTTTATTACACCTGCCCACAGGAAAACGTCGGCGTCGAGATCCAAGCCGAACTGCTCGGACAGAAGACCTCGGCCACGATCAAGCGGGCACATGATCCTGAAAGTTACGGCCCCGAACGCGATCGCTACGATCGCGGATCGGAGTCACCCGTGAAAGACTTTAAACCACTTTCGCTTGGTACCCTGAAGCTTCCCAAGGGACGCGATACGTTGACCCTTTCGGCATTGAAGATCCCTGGCGAAGGTGCCATTGAAGTTCGCTACGTGTGGTTGAATAAGAAGTAA
- a CDS encoding transglutaminase-like domain-containing protein gives MHIRVGYEISFESLQPAPMLLMLYLHPTREQTTLQPDQLQTTPPLPISEYYDMYGNRCGRIVAPIGQITFRNTALVQDSGLPDLQAPYAQQAEVQDLPYETLTYLLASRYCEVDSELKDIAWELFGTTPPGWARVQAICDFVHGHVKFDYMQARATRTAMGVYRERVGVCRDFMHLAITFCRNCNIPARYCTGYLGDIGVPPSADPMDFSAWFEAYLGGQWYAFDARNNTPRIGRVLMARGRDAADVALTTTFGVNELKDFKVWAHEA, from the coding sequence ATGCATATTCGCGTTGGATACGAAATTTCCTTTGAATCGCTGCAACCTGCTCCCATGCTGTTGATGCTTTATCTGCATCCCACGCGAGAGCAGACAACTCTCCAGCCGGATCAGTTGCAAACGACTCCACCCTTACCGATTTCCGAGTACTATGACATGTACGGAAATCGTTGTGGGCGAATCGTTGCTCCGATCGGTCAGATCACTTTTCGCAATACGGCCCTTGTCCAAGACAGTGGGCTTCCCGACCTGCAGGCACCCTATGCACAACAGGCAGAAGTCCAGGACCTTCCCTACGAGACACTCACCTATTTGTTGGCCAGTCGTTATTGCGAGGTCGATAGCGAGCTGAAGGATATCGCTTGGGAACTGTTCGGCACTACGCCACCAGGCTGGGCTCGCGTGCAAGCCATCTGCGACTTTGTGCATGGGCACGTCAAGTTCGACTACATGCAGGCGCGAGCTACCCGCACGGCGATGGGCGTGTATCGCGAACGTGTCGGCGTCTGCCGCGACTTCATGCACCTGGCCATAACCTTTTGCCGAAACTGCAATATCCCGGCTCGCTACTGTACCGGGTATCTTGGTGACATTGGTGTCCCCCCCTCGGCCGATCCGATGGACTTCAGCGCCTGGTTCGAGGCATACCTGGGCGGGCAATGGTACGCTTTCGATGCACGAAACAACACACCAAGGATTGGTCGTGTTCTCATGGCACGCGGCCGTGATGCCGCCGACGTCGCCCTGACGACAACCTTCGGTGTGAACGAATTAAAGGACTTTAAAGTCTGGGCACACGAAGCCTAG
- the groL gene encoding chaperonin GroEL (60 kDa chaperone family; promotes refolding of misfolded polypeptides especially under stressful conditions; forms two stacked rings of heptamers to form a barrel-shaped 14mer; ends can be capped by GroES; misfolded proteins enter the barrel where they are refolded when GroES binds) has product MAKIIAFDQEAREAIRRGVSKLAKAVKTTLGPKGRNVIIQKSFGSPTVTKDGVTVAKEIELEDVYENMGAQMVREVASKTSDVAGDGTTTATLMAEAIFNEGLKAVVAGVNPVQMKAGIEKAVNAITAELNGMAIPIKKKEEMANVGSIASNNDREIGELLADAMEKVGKDGVITVDEGKSLATEVEWVEGMQFDRGYLSPYFVTNPTSMQVELEDAYVLVFEKKISNIKDLVPVLEAVVQQSKPLLIIAEDVDGEALATLVINRLRGTFVCAAVKAPGYGDRRKAMMEDIAILTGGTAIFESLGIKLENLGLAELGRAKKVIIDKDNTTIIEGAGDTQNIKDRIAQIRREIDNSTSDYDKEKLEERLAKLAGGVAKVNVGAATESEMKEKKARVEDALHATRAAAAEGILPGGGVALLRASSKVKSDDLSHDEEIGFNIVIRACRAPITTIATNAGKDGSIICEKILDSKGNQGYNALTDTYEDLVKSGVIDPAKVTKTALANAASVATLLLTSDALIAEKPKADKKGGHSHDDMY; this is encoded by the coding sequence ATGGCAAAGATCATCGCCTTTGATCAGGAAGCACGCGAAGCCATCCGTCGCGGCGTATCCAAGTTGGCGAAAGCCGTCAAAACGACTCTGGGCCCCAAGGGTCGTAACGTCATTATCCAGAAGTCCTTCGGCAGCCCGACCGTCACCAAGGACGGCGTGACCGTGGCCAAGGAAATCGAACTGGAAGACGTTTACGAAAACATGGGCGCTCAGATGGTTCGCGAAGTTGCCAGCAAGACGAGTGACGTCGCTGGTGACGGTACGACGACGGCTACGCTGATGGCTGAAGCAATCTTCAACGAAGGTTTGAAGGCTGTTGTCGCTGGCGTAAACCCAGTTCAAATGAAGGCCGGTATCGAAAAGGCCGTTAACGCCATCACCGCCGAACTGAACGGCATGGCCATTCCGATCAAGAAGAAGGAAGAAATGGCCAACGTTGGCTCCATCGCTTCCAACAACGATCGCGAAATCGGCGAACTGCTTGCCGACGCGATGGAAAAGGTCGGTAAGGACGGCGTCATCACCGTCGACGAAGGTAAGTCGCTGGCTACCGAAGTCGAATGGGTTGAAGGTATGCAGTTCGATCGCGGCTACCTTTCGCCTTACTTCGTCACCAACCCGACCAGCATGCAGGTCGAATTGGAAGACGCTTACGTTCTGGTCTTTGAAAAGAAGATCAGCAACATCAAGGACCTGGTCCCTGTTCTGGAAGCTGTGGTTCAGCAGAGCAAGCCTCTGTTGATCATCGCGGAAGACGTTGACGGCGAAGCTCTGGCCACCTTGGTCATCAACCGTCTACGTGGCACGTTCGTTTGTGCTGCCGTCAAGGCTCCTGGCTACGGCGACCGTCGTAAGGCCATGATGGAAGACATTGCCATCCTGACCGGTGGTACCGCCATCTTCGAGAGCCTGGGCATTAAGCTCGAAAACCTCGGTTTGGCCGAACTCGGTCGCGCCAAGAAGGTGATCATCGACAAGGACAACACGACGATCATCGAAGGTGCTGGCGATACCCAGAACATCAAGGATCGTATCGCTCAGATCCGTCGCGAAATCGACAACTCGACCAGCGATTACGACAAGGAAAAGCTGGAAGAACGCCTGGCGAAGCTCGCCGGTGGTGTCGCCAAGGTCAACGTTGGTGCTGCGACCGAAAGCGAAATGAAGGAAAAGAAGGCCCGCGTTGAAGACGCTCTGCACGCTACCCGTGCTGCTGCTGCCGAAGGCATTCTGCCAGGTGGTGGTGTTGCTCTTCTGCGTGCTTCCTCGAAGGTCAAGTCGGACGACTTGTCGCATGACGAAGAAATCGGCTTCAACATCGTTATCCGCGCTTGCCGTGCTCCGATCACCACGATCGCCACCAACGCTGGTAAAGATGGCAGCATCATCTGCGAAAAGATCTTGGACTCGAAGGGCAACCAGGGCTACAACGCTCTGACCGACACCTACGAAGACCTGGTCAAGTCGGGCGTCATCGACCCAGCCAAGGTCACCAAGACCGCCCTGGCAAACGCCGCTTCGGTCGCTACCTTGCTGCTGACCAGCGACGCTCTGATCGCTGAAAAGCCAAAGGCTGACAAGAAGGGTGGCCACAGCCACGACGACATGTACTAA
- a CDS encoding Gfo/Idh/MocA family protein, which produces MIKVGIVGVGFMSWIHYLAYQKVRGMSVAGFCSRDAKKQKGDWRGIKGNFGPPGEKIDVSKMNVCATLEELLADDSIDMIDICLPPALHEEATIAALNAGKHVLVEKPIALNPAAAKRMQKAADKNGKLLLTAHVLPFFAEFNFALEAARSGKYGKLLGGHFKRLINDPVWIKDFFNLEKVGGPLLDLHIHDAHFIRLMFGMPTSVTSSGRMRGDCVEYFTTQFGFADQSYVVTATSGVLHQVARSFTHGFEIHYENATLLMDFAVIDDAPVLSMPLTVLPKKGKSKQPKLKGGDPIDSFAAELKEAQKSIESGTPSDILGGELAVDALVLCQKQADSVAKGKTVRV; this is translated from the coding sequence ATGATCAAAGTTGGCATCGTCGGCGTCGGATTTATGAGCTGGATTCATTACCTTGCCTATCAGAAGGTGCGAGGAATGAGCGTGGCCGGCTTCTGCTCGCGCGATGCCAAGAAGCAAAAAGGGGATTGGCGAGGCATCAAAGGCAACTTCGGACCTCCAGGCGAGAAGATCGATGTCTCGAAGATGAACGTTTGTGCGACACTTGAAGAACTGTTGGCGGACGATTCGATCGACATGATCGACATTTGCCTTCCCCCTGCCCTGCACGAAGAAGCGACGATCGCGGCCCTGAATGCCGGTAAGCATGTCTTGGTGGAAAAGCCCATCGCTCTAAATCCTGCCGCCGCCAAGCGGATGCAGAAAGCGGCCGATAAGAATGGTAAGCTGCTGCTGACCGCCCATGTGCTTCCTTTCTTTGCCGAGTTCAACTTCGCCTTGGAAGCCGCACGCAGCGGTAAATATGGCAAGCTGCTGGGCGGACACTTCAAGCGACTGATCAACGATCCGGTCTGGATCAAGGACTTCTTCAACCTGGAAAAGGTGGGCGGTCCACTTTTGGACCTGCACATTCACGACGCCCACTTCATTCGCCTGATGTTCGGCATGCCAACCAGCGTGACCAGCAGCGGCCGCATGCGGGGCGACTGCGTCGAGTACTTCACCACACAGTTTGGCTTCGCCGATCAAAGCTACGTGGTGACAGCCACCAGTGGCGTGCTGCATCAAGTTGCTCGTAGCTTTACGCACGGCTTCGAGATCCACTACGAAAACGCCACGCTGCTGATGGACTTCGCCGTGATCGACGACGCCCCAGTGCTATCGATGCCGCTAACCGTGCTTCCCAAGAAGGGGAAGTCGAAGCAACCGAAGCTCAAGGGTGGCGATCCGATCGATTCGTTTGCCGCGGAACTGAAGGAAGCTCAAAAGAGCATCGAATCAGGCACCCCATCCGACATCCTGGGAGGGGAACTAGCGGTCGACGCGCTGGTGCTTTGCCAGAAGCAGGCCGATTCAGTGGCTAAGGGGAAGACGGTTCGCGTCTAA
- a CDS encoding universal stress protein codes for MSGSFGADQVIELGAMISHRTSARLRGLSILDTSGLQKDGHLVSAAYTVSESRRIAHAERRQMISHQQMIQVGQQYQLEFDTLGIEGDPIQSLVREAQYYDLLITRSAERARRLPGELNASELINLVLKSRQPVYISRGTNTNPRRVLLVYDGSESSARAIRSFLTQKPIKHAHCRLLGIGAAAEPNAKLLRSMRDYCEARQSDLEVGCLAGSLRKVLIPYAQKWAPDVVAMGVPSATGLWSRIRGHVSLDFLNRTQFDLYLMG; via the coding sequence TTGAGCGGCTCCTTTGGAGCGGATCAGGTAATTGAACTCGGAGCGATGATCTCGCATCGCACTTCCGCGAGACTACGAGGCCTGTCCATCCTCGACACCAGCGGTCTGCAAAAAGACGGACATTTGGTTTCCGCCGCCTACACCGTTTCCGAGTCACGTCGGATCGCGCACGCCGAGCGACGGCAGATGATTTCGCATCAGCAGATGATCCAGGTCGGACAGCAATATCAGCTCGAGTTCGACACGCTGGGAATCGAGGGCGATCCTATCCAAAGCCTGGTCCGCGAAGCTCAGTACTATGACTTGTTGATCACTCGGTCTGCCGAACGTGCTCGCCGACTGCCCGGCGAATTGAATGCCTCCGAATTGATCAACCTTGTTCTAAAGAGTCGACAACCGGTTTACATCTCGCGCGGAACGAATACGAATCCTCGCCGTGTCTTACTGGTATACGACGGGAGCGAATCGTCAGCTCGGGCGATTCGCTCCTTCTTGACCCAGAAGCCGATCAAGCACGCACATTGCCGTCTTTTGGGAATTGGCGCCGCAGCTGAACCCAACGCAAAGCTCCTACGATCGATGCGTGACTATTGCGAGGCCCGGCAATCCGATCTCGAGGTCGGTTGTCTTGCCGGCTCGCTTCGAAAGGTACTCATTCCCTACGCCCAGAAGTGGGCTCCCGACGTTGTTGCCATGGGTGTGCCAAGCGCCACCGGCCTTTGGAGCAGAATCCGAGGACATGTCTCCTTAGATTTCCTCAACCGCACGCAGTTCGACTTGTACTTGATGGGGTAA
- a CDS encoding GNAT family N-acetyltransferase codes for MSQKDLNSPIELPLETSRTRLRRIELGDFDRLLAIYGDEESSKYDFYGPFGASDIEQIILSQSEIYIGDPGVPFYLAVEQHESGELIGIITLVIENPVDRQGSIGFVFDPAYQGQGFASEAANAALRFAFLQLEQHRIIAACDTRNQRSWKLMERLGMRREAHFVHDGYDEDEGTWTDSFIYAMLDEEWRPIESSGF; via the coding sequence ATGTCGCAAAAAGACTTGAACTCGCCGATCGAATTGCCTCTTGAAACGTCACGCACACGGCTGCGACGAATTGAATTGGGAGACTTCGATCGCTTACTAGCCATCTACGGGGATGAGGAAAGCAGTAAGTATGACTTTTATGGTCCCTTTGGGGCTTCGGATATCGAGCAGATCATCTTGTCCCAATCAGAGATCTATATCGGAGATCCAGGAGTTCCTTTTTATCTTGCTGTCGAGCAGCATGAATCCGGCGAGTTGATTGGGATAATCACCCTGGTAATCGAAAACCCGGTTGATCGCCAAGGATCGATCGGGTTCGTTTTCGACCCAGCGTATCAAGGCCAGGGTTTCGCCTCGGAAGCTGCTAACGCAGCGCTTCGGTTCGCATTCCTTCAGCTAGAGCAGCATCGAATTATTGCTGCTTGTGACACCCGGAATCAGCGTTCGTGGAAGCTCATGGAACGTCTCGGCATGCGACGTGAGGCTCATTTTGTCCATGACGGCTACGACGAAGACGAAGGCACTTGGACCGACAGTTTCATTTATGCGATGCTCGACGAAGAATGGCGGCCCATCGAGTCTTCCGGCTTCTGA